The sequence ACCGCCGTTCACTGGCACGGTTTGTATGTGCCCAACAATCAAGATGGTGTGCCATTTATCACTCAGCCGCCAATCACGCCTGGCTCAACCTATACCTATGAGTTTACGGTGCGCAACTCTGGCTCGCATATGTATCACTCGCACCATAACTCGACCAAACAAGTTTCAATGGGCTTGCTTGGGCCATTTATCGTTGAGCCAAAAGATAAGAGCAAAGATCCTGCATCCGACAAAGAATTTATCTTGGTGCTGAATGATACAGCCCAAGGCTTCACCATCAACGGCAAAGGCTTCCCAGCAACCCAACCATTGACCGCCAAATTGGGGCAAAAAATTCGCATTCGCTATATGAATGAAGGCTTGATGATTCACCCAATGCACTTGCACGGCTTGCCCCAGTTGGTGTTTGCCAAAGATGGCTGGAACTTACCCCAACCATACATGTGCGATACGCTCAACGTCGCACCAGGCGAACGCTGGGATGTGATTGTTGATTGTACTGACCCAGGTGTCTGGGCCTTCCACTGCCACATTTTGTCACACGCCGAAAGCGAACACGGCATGTTTGGGATGGTTACAGCGCTAATCGTCGAATAGGAGCGCGACCATGAGTATCGTGTACGATATTTTGATCATTGGCGGCGGACCATCGGCATTGGCTGCGGCATTTTATGCCCAAAACAAGCAATTACGCACGCTGA is a genomic window of Chloroflexota bacterium containing:
- a CDS encoding copper oxidase, producing MDRNEQQPIEQVLNAPTSRRSFLRWTGMAAAAGTMVACGRESALTVEPATVPPASATTAAAGTDHSNGGHNSTGNAGTPTTDSGLKAWEEMDKMHEAGVKLFPAKTEGLSMQPLEYRMEGDVKVFELTCEKTMWEVEPGRKLEAWTYNGQLPGPEIRVTEGDKVRILVTNKLDESTAVHWHGLYVPNNQDGVPFITQPPITPGSTYTYEFTVRNSGSHMYHSHHNSTKQVSMGLLGPFIVEPKDKSKDPASDKEFILVLNDTAQGFTINGKGFPATQPLTAKLGQKIRIRYMNEGLMIHPMHLHGLPQLVFAKDGWNLPQPYMCDTLNVAPGERWDVIVDCTDPGVWAFHCHILSHAESEHGMFGMVTALIVE